A single region of the Mycobacterium lentiflavum genome encodes:
- a CDS encoding alpha/beta hydrolase, translated as MALSVADIDRWNAEAVREVFHAASARSRSALGTSRELATLSVFAAWEGASRDAAAHQNAAVRQDLDAHGNEALAVARAAEQAAGGIDKVKAELATLRADVGAARLQLDAATSQVVAIPQLRYTAAEWAKMQTQRAELQTRLNAIVAEANGVDQELATAINMADGDAPIPSGPHDNRPDVQRALEQPLPQDAKQFADLWNKLTPQEKDWLYGQDHDIGNHPGMPWDPPDHLGKDYYNRLHLPELAQQTQADVDRLQHRVDELAAQIYLGDHTGATTGEFNALAPRLLAARHSLDGYQAVQTALNRNDGVRRYLGLIDNQGRGAVAIANPDYAKRNAILVPGTGQDLATFEGSDLKSLAMYNSAMAADPNLRPGDVAVTTWMGYDRPMDLFEAAWPDRARAGGGALDAFESGQRASHVGAPSIDTVIGHSYGSTLVGAAASGGHHLDANNVVAVGSPGMLVRHAGDLNLEPGANVYAMRARNDIIELVTDMTLGHDPVADDFGATRLFAAAGPSSDPLGLTPSVAAHSSYWSEGNPALLNLGAVIAGVPAPQAIPSSGGG; from the coding sequence AAGCGGTGCGCGAGGTGTTCCACGCGGCCTCCGCGCGCTCGCGCAGCGCCTTGGGCACGTCGCGTGAATTGGCGACGCTCTCGGTGTTCGCCGCCTGGGAGGGTGCATCCCGCGACGCCGCCGCACACCAGAATGCGGCAGTGCGCCAAGACCTCGACGCGCATGGGAACGAAGCGCTCGCCGTCGCACGGGCCGCCGAGCAAGCCGCCGGCGGGATCGACAAGGTCAAGGCCGAGCTCGCGACGTTGCGCGCGGACGTCGGCGCGGCTCGGCTGCAACTCGACGCCGCGACCAGTCAGGTGGTGGCGATTCCCCAATTGCGTTACACCGCAGCCGAATGGGCGAAGATGCAGACGCAGCGCGCCGAGCTGCAAACCCGCTTGAACGCGATCGTGGCCGAGGCCAACGGCGTCGACCAGGAGTTGGCGACGGCGATCAATATGGCCGACGGCGACGCGCCCATTCCGTCCGGGCCGCATGACAACCGGCCCGACGTGCAGCGGGCATTGGAGCAGCCGCTGCCGCAGGATGCCAAGCAGTTCGCCGATCTGTGGAACAAGCTCACGCCGCAGGAGAAGGACTGGCTCTACGGCCAGGACCACGACATCGGCAATCACCCTGGCATGCCCTGGGACCCGCCCGATCACCTCGGCAAGGACTACTACAACCGGCTTCATCTGCCCGAGCTTGCGCAGCAGACGCAAGCCGACGTCGACCGTCTGCAGCACCGCGTCGACGAACTGGCGGCCCAGATCTACCTGGGCGATCACACCGGAGCGACGACCGGTGAGTTCAATGCACTCGCGCCCCGACTCCTGGCGGCCCGGCACAGCCTCGACGGCTATCAGGCCGTGCAGACCGCGTTGAACCGCAACGACGGCGTGCGGCGCTACCTCGGCCTGATCGATAACCAGGGCCGCGGAGCGGTCGCGATCGCAAACCCCGACTACGCCAAGCGCAATGCAATCTTGGTGCCGGGCACCGGCCAGGACCTCGCGACCTTCGAAGGCAGCGACCTGAAGTCTTTGGCGATGTACAACTCCGCGATGGCGGCCGACCCTAACTTGAGGCCGGGCGATGTCGCGGTGACCACCTGGATGGGCTACGACCGTCCGATGGATCTCTTCGAGGCCGCGTGGCCCGATCGGGCGCGGGCGGGTGGGGGCGCGTTGGATGCGTTCGAGAGCGGGCAGCGTGCCTCGCACGTGGGAGCGCCGTCGATCGACACGGTGATCGGGCACAGTTATGGCTCGACGTTGGTCGGTGCGGCGGCATCCGGAGGCCATCACCTCGACGCCAACAACGTCGTCGCGGTGGGCAGCCCCGGGATGCTCGTCCGGCATGCCGGCGACCTGAACCTGGAACCGGGTGCGAATGTCTATGCGATGCGGGCCCGCAATGACATCATCGAGTTGGTGACCGACATGACCCTGGGCCACGATCCGGTGGCCGACGACTTCGGTGCGACGCGGCTGTTTGCGGCCGCCGGACCGAGCAGTGACCCGCTTGGGCTGACTCCGAGCGTGGCGGCGCACAGCAGCTACTGGAGCGAGGGAAACCCGGCGCTGCTCAATCTGGGCGCCGTGATCGCCGGTGTACCTGCGCCCCAGGCCATTCCGAGTAGTGGGGGAGGCTAA
- a CDS encoding helix-turn-helix domain-containing protein, protein MTFDKHGYLKLLRGVDMTYSEYRVLVTMLSYSDGDGTHAHPGNARLAEDCDICERSVKNALVSLVKRGWLVKVKEGRGRGPGNPGVAAEYALTMPGSTCNRLPADSRVKVQKQDVFPGSQGAAHYPPPDHYQDLAVKDVAESPWGGTSSVAR, encoded by the coding sequence ATGACATTCGACAAACACGGCTACCTCAAGCTCCTGCGTGGCGTGGACATGACGTATTCCGAATACCGCGTGTTGGTGACGATGCTGTCCTACTCCGATGGCGACGGCACCCATGCCCATCCTGGCAACGCGCGACTGGCCGAGGATTGTGACATCTGCGAGCGGTCAGTGAAGAACGCCCTTGTCTCGCTGGTCAAGAGAGGCTGGCTAGTCAAGGTGAAGGAGGGTCGTGGACGCGGGCCAGGCAATCCAGGGGTGGCGGCCGAATACGCGCTGACGATGCCAGGGTCAACGTGCAACAGATTGCCCGCTGACTCAAGAGTCAAGGTGCAAAAACAAGACGTTTTCCCAGGGAGTCAAGGGGCAGCCCATTACCCCCCACCAGATCATTACCAAGACTTGGCAGTCAAAGACGTTGCCGAAAGTCCCTGGGGTGGTACGTCGTCCGTAGCGCGCTAG
- a CDS encoding helix-turn-helix domain-containing protein translates to MSVDTTPTSLPQWVAPSRVADHLGVSEKTVRRLIASGDLEARRMGKRLIRVSRDSLLALGQPVGGGSW, encoded by the coding sequence GTGTCTGTTGACACCACCCCAACATCACTACCGCAATGGGTCGCGCCCAGTCGGGTGGCCGATCACCTGGGCGTTTCCGAGAAGACGGTGCGCCGGCTCATAGCGAGCGGTGACCTTGAAGCCCGCAGGATGGGCAAGCGTCTGATCCGTGTAAGCCGTGACTCCCTGCTCGCGCTGGGGCAGCCGGTCGGCGGTGGTTCCTGGTGA
- a CDS encoding phage major capsid protein, translated as MAIEVTSGNTTLLQSQVANLLVQPLAQASTFLAAGPRIFDTSDQLRIPRIASGISAGFVAEGAQITDSDVSFDEVTLLPSTLKSLKVLVRFTNEMARQAVIGLDATLREMLVSGVAQALDASLWDGAGTSNTIKGVFRQSGIETGTLDLTDADSLIDGLAKAQANKVSPTHWVMTSNSFAALRKLKVAVPGEGADQDYRQYLFDPSTIQNGTSFQVFGLPVIITDNIPAVSTKNRVGLVDFSKVAVARDVDAVVKILDQTWGDWDSVGIRVVTRYDVGLLQPHAVTLLTEA; from the coding sequence ATGGCAATCGAAGTAACCAGCGGCAATACGACGCTGTTGCAGTCGCAGGTCGCCAACCTGCTCGTTCAGCCGCTGGCACAGGCAAGTACTTTCTTGGCGGCCGGCCCCCGTATTTTCGATACCTCTGACCAGTTGCGCATCCCGCGTATTGCGTCGGGAATCTCGGCGGGATTCGTGGCCGAGGGTGCCCAAATTACGGACAGTGATGTCAGCTTCGACGAGGTCACTTTGCTTCCGTCAACACTGAAGTCGCTCAAGGTGTTGGTGCGGTTCACCAACGAAATGGCGCGACAGGCCGTGATTGGGCTCGACGCGACACTGCGGGAGATGCTCGTAAGTGGTGTCGCCCAGGCTCTCGACGCATCCCTGTGGGACGGCGCCGGAACCTCCAACACGATCAAGGGAGTCTTCCGCCAGAGCGGAATTGAGACCGGAACGCTCGACCTCACCGACGCTGACAGCCTCATTGACGGCCTGGCGAAGGCTCAGGCCAACAAGGTCAGCCCCACGCACTGGGTCATGACATCGAATAGCTTTGCCGCGCTGCGAAAGCTGAAGGTCGCCGTTCCTGGCGAAGGCGCCGACCAGGACTACCGCCAATACTTGTTCGACCCGTCGACCATCCAGAACGGAACCTCGTTCCAGGTCTTCGGCCTGCCGGTAATCATCACCGACAACATCCCCGCAGTGTCAACCAAGAACCGTGTCGGACTGGTCGACTTCTCGAAAGTCGCTGTGGCACGGGACGTTGACGCTGTCGTCAAGATTTTAGATCAAACCTGGGGGGACTGGGACAGTGTCGGTATCCGCGTTGTGACTCGCTACGACGTTGGCCTGTTGCAACCCCATGCGGTGACCCTGCTGACCGAGGCTTGA
- a CDS encoding tyrosine-type recombinase/integrase, with product MAREPRSTRRKFGRLRQFRSGRWKASYTGPDGLLYEAPHTFGAKEDAEAWLTDRRREIDRELWSPPATAEQKTAKRAADVKFGDYARKWVETRTVKGRPLRPRTREHYEQLLEVHIYPTFKTKAIRAITTESVDRWYARTLPDKPTIRAHTYSLLRTILETARERDRIIDVNPCLIRGAGTAERKIKPKPATVEQIGIIAAEMPDNLGLMIILASWCALRFGELVALRRNDIDLDDAIVRVRRQAVRIEGGWKLGDPKSEAGRRDVAIPPHIIPAVEGHLTKHVGPQKNALLFPAKTGEYLQPSTLYRHFYKARDKAKRPDLRFHDLRHSGAVLAAQTGATLAELMARLGHSTPQAAMRYQHAAQGRDRQIAEALSKLAATE from the coding sequence ATGGCGAGGGAACCTCGCTCAACACGCCGTAAGTTCGGCCGCTTGCGACAGTTCCGCTCCGGCCGCTGGAAGGCGAGCTACACCGGACCGGATGGTTTGCTCTACGAAGCCCCCCACACCTTCGGTGCGAAAGAGGACGCCGAAGCGTGGTTGACGGACCGTCGCCGTGAGATCGATCGCGAGCTGTGGTCGCCCCCTGCGACCGCCGAGCAGAAGACCGCAAAGCGCGCGGCTGACGTGAAGTTCGGCGACTACGCCCGCAAGTGGGTTGAGACGCGCACTGTCAAGGGCCGTCCACTACGTCCGCGCACCCGCGAGCACTACGAACAACTGTTGGAAGTACACATCTATCCGACGTTCAAGACGAAGGCTATCCGTGCCATCACTACGGAGTCGGTGGACCGCTGGTACGCCCGCACGCTTCCAGACAAGCCGACCATCCGGGCACATACTTACTCGCTGCTGCGCACCATCCTTGAGACCGCACGCGAGCGCGATCGCATCATCGACGTTAACCCGTGCCTCATCCGGGGCGCTGGAACGGCTGAGCGCAAGATCAAGCCCAAGCCGGCCACGGTAGAACAAATTGGCATCATTGCTGCGGAGATGCCCGATAACCTGGGCCTGATGATTATCTTGGCCAGCTGGTGTGCCCTCCGATTCGGAGAGCTAGTTGCGTTGCGCCGCAACGATATCGACCTTGATGACGCAATAGTCAGGGTTCGCCGCCAAGCCGTTCGTATTGAAGGCGGCTGGAAACTCGGTGACCCAAAGAGCGAAGCCGGTCGTCGAGATGTTGCGATCCCCCCGCACATCATCCCGGCCGTCGAGGGGCACTTGACGAAACATGTTGGACCACAAAAGAATGCGTTGCTGTTTCCCGCGAAGACGGGGGAGTACCTCCAGCCATCCACGTTGTACAGGCACTTCTACAAGGCCCGCGATAAAGCAAAGCGTCCAGACTTAAGGTTTCATGACCTACGCCATTCGGGGGCAGTGCTCGCGGCCCAGACCGGTGCAACACTGGCCGAGCTGATGGCGAGATTGGGGCATTCAACCCCCCAGGCCGCGATGCGATACCAACACGCGGCCCAGGGCAGGGACAGACAGATAGCCGAAGCGCTGTCTAAGCTCGCAGCTACCGAATGA
- a CDS encoding IS1380 family transposase, producing MKGSAAVSRVKVSADGHGVVSHAGMGLLRELADLTGLSSQVTASLADTYQGPWVYAPGAVFADLAAAVADGADCIDGIGQLCRDREHVFGAAASTTTMWRLVDQRVDAAHLAGVRAARAAARAAAWAAGANPPPGKWLHIDIDATLVIDHSDNKESAASTWKKSFGHHPLLAFLDRPEIAGGEALAGLLRKGNAGSNTAADHVTVLEQALASLPADWRHGPHNPEAPKVVVRSDSAGATHAFANACRDHDAGFSFGFPVDARVQDAVDTLNLGNAWYPAIEATGDIRDGAWVAEATDLVNLSAWPAGTRLVLRKERPHPGAQLRFTDADGMRVTAFITDTPPGVIPGQLAGLELRHRQHARVEDRIREGKATGLANLPCHGFDANAAWLEIVLTANDLVTWAKLLGFADQPKIARCEIATFRYRVLHVAARITRGARQLRLRIDSTWRWATTITNAWHRIRAAFP from the coding sequence GTGAAGGGTAGCGCAGCGGTTTCTCGGGTGAAAGTGTCGGCGGACGGGCACGGCGTGGTGTCGCATGCGGGGATGGGGTTGTTGCGTGAGTTGGCCGACCTGACCGGGTTGTCGTCGCAGGTCACGGCCTCATTAGCCGATACGTACCAGGGCCCATGGGTCTACGCACCGGGTGCGGTGTTCGCTGATTTGGCGGCGGCGGTGGCCGACGGCGCGGACTGTATCGACGGGATCGGGCAACTCTGCAGGGACCGCGAGCATGTATTCGGTGCGGCGGCCTCGACGACCACCATGTGGCGCCTGGTTGACCAGCGCGTCGATGCGGCGCACCTGGCGGGAGTGCGCGCTGCCCGCGCGGCGGCCAGAGCGGCGGCCTGGGCCGCAGGAGCCAACCCGCCACCTGGCAAGTGGCTGCATATCGATATTGACGCCACGTTGGTCATCGACCACTCCGACAACAAGGAGAGCGCGGCTTCTACCTGGAAAAAGTCGTTCGGACACCACCCGTTGTTAGCGTTTCTGGACCGCCCAGAGATCGCCGGCGGTGAGGCGCTGGCCGGGCTGCTGCGCAAAGGCAACGCGGGCAGCAACACTGCGGCCGACCACGTCACGGTCCTTGAGCAGGCATTGGCGTCGCTGCCGGCCGATTGGCGTCACGGCCCGCACAATCCCGAGGCGCCCAAGGTCGTGGTGCGCTCGGACTCGGCCGGTGCCACCCATGCCTTCGCCAACGCCTGCCGCGATCACGACGCCGGATTCTCCTTCGGCTTCCCGGTCGATGCCCGCGTGCAGGATGCCGTGGACACCCTCAATCTCGGTAATGCCTGGTACCCGGCGATCGAGGCCACCGGCGACATCCGCGACGGGGCCTGGGTGGCCGAGGCCACCGACCTGGTCAACCTGTCCGCGTGGCCTGCCGGAACCCGGTTGGTCCTGCGCAAGGAGCGCCCGCACCCCGGCGCCCAGCTGCGGTTCACCGATGCCGACGGCATGCGGGTGACCGCTTTTATCACCGACACACCCCCAGGTGTCATCCCGGGGCAGTTGGCCGGACTCGAGCTGCGACACCGCCAACATGCCCGCGTCGAGGACCGCATCCGCGAAGGCAAGGCCACCGGGCTGGCCAACCTGCCCTGCCACGGCTTCGACGCGAACGCCGCCTGGCTGGAAATCGTCTTGACTGCAAACGATCTCGTGACCTGGGCGAAACTACTCGGGTTCGCCGACCAACCCAAGATCGCCCGCTGCGAGATCGCCACGTTCCGCTACCGTGTGCTACACGTTGCCGCCCGCATCACCCGCGGCGCCCGACAACTGCGGCTCCGCATCGACTCCACCTGGCGCTGGGCCACAACGATCACCAACGCCTGGCACCGCATCCGCGCAGCCTTCCCCTGA
- a CDS encoding helix-turn-helix transcriptional regulator, protein MREIVSTATAAEILGVAPGTLRYWRYMDIGPRSFRVGRHVKYQREDIDAWVTSQLATTARGGG, encoded by the coding sequence GTGAGGGAGATAGTTAGTACAGCCACCGCGGCAGAGATTCTAGGCGTAGCGCCTGGGACACTGCGCTATTGGAGATACATGGACATTGGCCCGCGCAGTTTCCGCGTAGGGCGGCATGTCAAGTACCAGCGCGAGGACATCGACGCATGGGTCACATCGCAGCTCGCCACGACAGCTCGTGGTGGTGGGTAG
- a CDS encoding phage portal protein, whose protein sequence is MLVELLQRLDAPQARICELERYSTGTQPLAFLSTDQKTALARFGRMASNIPRLAVTSLSERLRISGFDGADIWNDWVAQDLDQLSDVAHQEALTFGSSYVIVWGSNGKPQVSIESPKQVAVIRDPGSRQVLRAVKRWRNNIGGTAETLAVVYYPDRIERWHASQVAFTAGFNLVETLDNPIGVVPVVPINNTALLEGVGSESGYMYDFGHSEISDLIPLCDGLNKLLTDMLVSAEYTARPRRWATGIELVERPKLDSDGNPVLDEDDNPVIETVNPIPEGSRAMISEASEAKFGQLQAADLTGYENAVNVLLGQIMAVSALPAHYIGVLHDNPSSADAIRSAEASLTARAEARQKTFGRAWEQVARLMVAVRDGADPADVNVRVQWCDPSTRSEAQEADAATKLFAAGILSRAGTLRRLGFTADEIRRELTDKRAELLSEDLYGSYVHSNDPRIALANEGLMNE, encoded by the coding sequence TTGCTCGTTGAGCTTCTACAACGGCTCGACGCGCCACAGGCCCGGATCTGTGAGCTTGAGCGGTACTCCACAGGCACACAGCCGCTGGCGTTCCTGTCCACGGATCAGAAAACCGCGCTCGCCCGCTTCGGGCGCATGGCCTCCAACATTCCGCGTCTGGCTGTGACGAGCCTATCCGAGCGTCTCCGAATCTCGGGATTCGACGGGGCTGATATCTGGAACGACTGGGTGGCACAGGATTTGGACCAACTCTCCGATGTCGCACATCAGGAGGCGCTGACCTTCGGAAGCTCGTATGTGATCGTGTGGGGCTCAAATGGCAAGCCGCAGGTGAGCATCGAATCTCCGAAGCAGGTTGCGGTGATCCGCGATCCCGGTTCACGCCAAGTTCTCCGCGCGGTCAAGCGCTGGCGCAACAACATCGGCGGCACGGCTGAAACCTTGGCGGTCGTGTACTACCCCGACCGAATCGAGAGGTGGCACGCCAGCCAGGTCGCCTTCACGGCGGGATTCAACCTCGTCGAGACACTGGACAACCCAATTGGTGTCGTTCCGGTGGTCCCCATCAACAACACGGCGTTGCTGGAGGGCGTTGGGTCTGAATCGGGCTACATGTACGACTTCGGCCACAGCGAGATTAGCGACCTGATCCCACTCTGCGACGGGCTAAACAAGCTTCTGACCGACATGCTCGTGAGCGCCGAATACACTGCGCGCCCGCGGCGTTGGGCCACCGGCATCGAACTGGTGGAACGCCCCAAGCTGGACAGCGACGGAAACCCAGTCCTGGACGAGGATGACAACCCCGTCATCGAAACAGTCAACCCGATCCCCGAAGGATCGCGGGCAATGATCAGCGAGGCATCCGAAGCCAAGTTCGGACAGCTTCAGGCAGCTGACCTCACCGGCTACGAGAACGCAGTGAATGTGCTTCTGGGCCAAATCATGGCCGTCTCAGCACTTCCCGCCCACTATATTGGCGTCCTCCATGACAACCCGAGTAGTGCCGATGCGATCCGATCCGCCGAAGCTTCGCTTACTGCGCGCGCCGAAGCGCGCCAAAAGACGTTTGGCAGAGCGTGGGAGCAGGTTGCCCGCTTGATGGTCGCCGTCCGCGATGGCGCGGACCCGGCCGACGTGAATGTGCGCGTGCAGTGGTGCGACCCGTCAACGCGCAGCGAGGCACAAGAGGCCGATGCAGCGACCAAACTGTTTGCGGCCGGCATCCTCTCTCGCGCGGGAACCCTTAGACGCCTTGGCTTTACCGCGGACGAGATCCGCCGAGAGCTTACAGATAAGCGTGCGGAGTTGCTATCCGAGGATCTGTACGGCTCCTACGTGCATAGCAACGATCCCCGCATTGCATTAGCGAACGAAGGACTAATGAATGAGTGA